One Deltaproteobacteria bacterium genomic region harbors:
- a CDS encoding aromatic amino acid hydroxylase: MTATTAATTNSDLPKHLQRYIVDQDYSRYTPVDQAVWRHIMRQLKSFLSTHAHPCYVDGLKKTGIEVDRIPSIEHMSQRLSEFGWRAVPVSGFIPPAAFMELQSLGVLPIASDMRTLEHLLYTPAPDIVHEAAGHAPILVDPAFAGYLKSYANVARRAIISDEDMDQYEAIRILSDVKEDPGSTSKQIRQAEERLEAVNKSISHISEAALLGRMNWWTAEYGLIGDLHSPKIFGAGLLSSVGEARACLDVKVKKLPLSIECIQYSYDITEQQPQLFVVETFDRLESVLQELASMMAFRTGGLAAVEKVLKSKTVNTIELDHGLQLSGILKAVYSQQGSVSYLNFSGPTLLALKDKALPGQGIDHHRQGFGTPIGRVAVEVKQNGQPASTFQDLGSLPEAELNRLGIKPGADLILTYETGPVVTGVVKALHLIEGRLQVLTLSKAKAVLKDDLLFDPAWGEFDIAVGTKVASAYGGPADRTAFGETEDFTRKLVPRRIFENEVIAIHRLYEEVRRFLDHSEGSKEIHLRISELSRKSATIAPHDWLLQVELLEAAEKLKAPKETVSKIESALGAISAAKTDSARHIEDARHTLHLEN; the protein is encoded by the coding sequence ATGACTGCAACTACGGCTGCTACTACAAACTCTGATCTACCAAAACACCTCCAGCGCTACATCGTCGACCAAGACTATTCGCGGTATACGCCCGTCGACCAGGCCGTATGGCGCCACATCATGCGCCAGCTGAAATCATTTTTGTCGACGCATGCGCACCCCTGTTATGTCGATGGATTGAAAAAAACCGGAATCGAAGTCGATCGGATTCCATCGATAGAACACATGAGCCAGCGCCTGTCTGAATTTGGCTGGCGGGCGGTTCCCGTGAGCGGTTTCATTCCTCCCGCAGCGTTCATGGAACTCCAGTCCCTTGGTGTTTTGCCGATCGCCAGCGACATGCGAACCTTGGAACACCTGCTTTACACTCCCGCTCCGGACATCGTCCACGAGGCGGCTGGGCATGCGCCGATTCTAGTAGACCCCGCCTTCGCCGGATATTTGAAGTCCTACGCCAACGTTGCTCGCCGGGCGATCATCTCGGACGAAGATATGGATCAGTACGAGGCCATTCGTATTCTTTCTGACGTGAAGGAAGATCCTGGTTCGACAAGTAAACAAATCCGACAAGCAGAAGAGCGCCTTGAGGCCGTCAATAAATCAATTAGTCATATTTCGGAAGCTGCCCTGTTAGGGCGGATGAATTGGTGGACCGCCGAGTACGGGCTGATCGGTGATCTTCATTCGCCCAAAATATTTGGCGCGGGTCTTCTTTCTTCAGTCGGCGAAGCGCGAGCTTGTTTGGATGTAAAAGTAAAAAAGCTCCCGCTCTCTATCGAATGCATTCAATACTCATATGATATCACAGAGCAACAGCCTCAACTTTTTGTTGTTGAGACCTTCGATCGTCTGGAATCTGTACTCCAAGAACTGGCGTCCATGATGGCTTTTAGAACAGGCGGCCTGGCGGCTGTCGAAAAAGTTTTGAAGTCCAAAACTGTCAACACGATTGAACTGGATCACGGACTTCAGCTCTCTGGCATCTTAAAAGCGGTTTATTCCCAACAAGGTAGCGTGAGCTATTTGAACTTCTCTGGTCCAACTTTATTGGCGCTCAAGGACAAAGCGCTTCCAGGCCAAGGGATCGATCACCATCGGCAAGGCTTTGGAACGCCAATTGGTCGCGTCGCGGTCGAAGTGAAACAAAATGGCCAGCCCGCATCGACTTTTCAAGATCTCGGCTCTCTACCTGAAGCCGAGTTGAACCGACTTGGAATTAAACCTGGCGCAGACTTGATTTTGACCTACGAAACCGGCCCAGTCGTTACTGGAGTGGTAAAGGCGCTTCATCTCATTGAAGGTCGCCTTCAAGTTTTGACACTTTCAAAGGCAAAGGCCGTCTTGAAAGACGATCTGCTATTTGACCCTGCGTGGGGGGAGTTTGATATTGCAGTCGGCACAAAGGTCGCGAGTGCTTACGGCGGACCAGCTGATCGAACTGCGTTCGGAGAAACCGAAGACTTCACTCGCAAACTGGTTCCTCGTCGGATTTTCGAAAACGAAGTCATCGCAATCCATAGGCTTTACGAAGAGGTTCGCCGGTTTCTGGATCATTCAGAGGGCTCAAAAGAAATACATCTTCGAATTTCGGAGCTGTCTCGAAAGTCCGCCACGATTGCGCCCCACGACTGGCTGCTGCAAGTCGAGCTTTTGGAAGCCGCAGAAAAACTAAAAGCCCCAAAAGAAACCGTCAGTAAAATTGAATCAGCGCTCGGGGCCATTAGCGCCGCGAAAACGGATAGCGCGCGGCACATTGAAGATGCTCGCCACACGTTACATCTGGAAAACTGA
- a CDS encoding RNA methyltransferase, with product MSISSHSVLSRTAVVLHRPIYPRNIGMCARAMANLGAHELHVIAPRCDWTSSMVHHELRQGATHGAPVLEAAKVHATLHNFLESHGQGIRFGFSAREGFGRRIHDFSTLVRQLGNQLDHPIHATTSSIQLHFGTEDDGLSLEELEPMNFIVRLPTSDDVPSLNLSHAVLLAQYILRDDFLATVSAESPARNPAANLENALPPARLEYPRKAIREWLEELGFDLDSRKISIETSLNRVLLSHCPTPEDVRLLEKVLFQTVAKLKAKGTT from the coding sequence ATGTCTATCTCTAGCCATTCCGTTTTATCACGAACTGCTGTCGTGCTTCATCGACCAATTTATCCGCGAAACATTGGAATGTGTGCCCGCGCCATGGCGAATCTGGGGGCACACGAACTTCATGTGATCGCGCCTCGCTGCGATTGGACCAGTAGCATGGTCCACCACGAACTGCGCCAGGGCGCTACTCACGGTGCACCAGTTCTTGAAGCTGCCAAGGTTCACGCGACACTCCATAACTTCCTCGAATCACATGGCCAAGGAATTCGCTTTGGCTTTAGCGCTAGAGAGGGCTTTGGACGCCGTATTCATGATTTCTCTACGCTGGTTCGCCAGCTCGGGAACCAGCTTGATCATCCCATCCATGCCACCACAAGTTCTATTCAGCTTCACTTTGGAACTGAGGACGATGGTCTTTCTTTAGAAGAGCTCGAGCCGATGAATTTCATTGTTCGACTTCCGACGTCAGATGATGTTCCTAGCTTAAATTTGTCTCATGCAGTTTTACTGGCGCAATATATTTTGCGAGATGACTTCCTCGCCACTGTATCAGCCGAGAGTCCAGCCCGGAATCCGGCCGCGAATTTAGAGAATGCACTGCCACCGGCCCGATTAGAATATCCACGCAAAGCCATTCGCGAGTGGCTAGAGGAACTGGGCTTCGATCTTGATTCGCGAAAAATCAGCATAGAAACCTCCCTCAATCGAGTATTACTGTCACATTGCCCGACGCCTGAAGATGTTCGTTTGCTAGAAAAAGTTTTATTCCAAACTGTGGCCAAACTAAAAGCCAAAGGGACAACATGA
- a CDS encoding nucleoside deaminase encodes MKTPQDFMRRAIELSRRNMQSGAGGPFGAVIVKNGQIVGEGWNKVTSTNDPTAHAEVEAIRDACKNLGAFELKDCELYTSCEPCPMCLAATYWARIGSIYFGNNRADAAAVQFDDDFLYHEISKPLESRTVPIRPLLREEALTVFAEWTAKLDKIRY; translated from the coding sequence ATGAAGACACCACAAGATTTCATGCGTCGAGCAATCGAACTTTCCAGAAGAAACATGCAATCTGGAGCAGGCGGCCCGTTCGGTGCCGTAATCGTTAAAAACGGACAAATAGTCGGTGAAGGTTGGAATAAAGTAACCAGCACCAATGACCCAACGGCGCACGCAGAAGTAGAAGCTATTCGCGATGCGTGCAAAAATCTTGGCGCGTTTGAGCTCAAAGATTGCGAACTCTACACAAGCTGTGAGCCTTGTCCCATGTGTCTAGCTGCCACCTATTGGGCACGAATCGGTTCGATCTATTTCGGCAACAATCGCGCGGACGCAGCGGCTGTGCAGTTTGACGACGATTTTCTTTATCACGAAATCAGTAAACCGCTTGAAAGCCGCACGGTCCCGATCAGGCCACTCCTTCGCGAAGAGGCCTTAACCGTCTTTGCGGAATGGACCGCTAAGCTCGACAAGATTCGGTACTAG
- a CDS encoding dihydrofolate reductase family protein, whose product MLEPRPSMKTPNIGDFVSPADAMKWALILARKGAGFVAPNPMVGCVILDKDHLFVAGGWHSKVGAAHAEIEALERFALIKGKREAVQGCHIYLTLEPCAHEGRTGSCAKALAPLKPATVTYALVDPNPAVAGKGAQILKDAGVMSLSLAEIHEWPGLPGKVLDAGTKQELIDEAEDLSEIFLWSMRNQGPGVLPFVTVKVASSLDGRVAMNDGTSQWITSELAREKGHRLRLEHDAIIVGRRTIETDNPSMNVRLEDITDHTNSVVVVDPKAKLVDRLIEFEVAKVRPTSRVFVCVQTGISSANAKAIAKAKDHGFRIFEVEGSNEGVIDLRQMLKKLREFGMSGVYVEGGAGTVGPFIDNGLAHRLHVFMASSVIGGKYSIGWSDLCGVKKLEDSWKLKRQRVKLIGPDLHITGRLDEV is encoded by the coding sequence ATGTTGGAACCTCGACCGTCGATGAAGACGCCCAATATTGGTGATTTTGTATCGCCTGCGGATGCGATGAAGTGGGCCCTGATCTTGGCCCGCAAGGGTGCAGGGTTTGTCGCCCCGAACCCAATGGTCGGGTGCGTAATCCTCGATAAAGATCACCTGTTTGTTGCCGGTGGATGGCATTCGAAAGTCGGCGCCGCACATGCTGAAATTGAAGCGCTCGAGCGGTTCGCGTTGATTAAAGGAAAGCGAGAAGCCGTCCAAGGCTGCCATATCTACCTCACTCTCGAGCCCTGTGCGCATGAGGGTCGAACGGGCTCGTGCGCCAAAGCCTTAGCGCCCCTGAAGCCAGCGACTGTCACTTATGCTCTTGTGGATCCTAATCCGGCAGTTGCCGGGAAGGGGGCCCAAATCTTGAAGGATGCGGGAGTGATGTCCCTGTCGCTTGCAGAAATACATGAATGGCCGGGCCTTCCCGGGAAAGTATTAGATGCCGGCACGAAGCAAGAATTGATTGATGAGGCCGAAGATCTATCAGAGATTTTCCTTTGGTCGATGCGAAATCAAGGCCCCGGCGTTCTTCCGTTTGTGACAGTAAAGGTGGCCTCTTCGTTAGACGGTCGCGTGGCAATGAATGATGGCACTAGCCAGTGGATTACATCGGAGCTGGCCCGCGAAAAGGGCCACCGACTGCGGTTAGAGCACGACGCCATTATCGTGGGTCGACGCACGATTGAAACTGACAATCCATCTATGAACGTACGGCTGGAAGACATTACCGATCACACGAATTCTGTCGTGGTCGTCGACCCTAAGGCCAAGCTGGTCGACAGATTGATCGAGTTTGAAGTCGCCAAGGTTCGTCCGACCAGTCGAGTGTTTGTTTGCGTTCAAACGGGAATTTCAAGTGCGAATGCAAAAGCTATCGCAAAAGCCAAAGACCACGGATTTAGAATTTTCGAAGTCGAAGGAAGCAACGAGGGGGTCATTGATCTTCGTCAGATGCTTAAGAAGCTTCGAGAATTTGGGATGTCAGGCGTGTATGTTGAGGGCGGCGCTGGGACAGTGGGACCGTTCATTGACAATGGTTTAGCACATCGACTTCATGTCTTTATGGCATCCTCGGTTATTGGTGGAAAATACTCGATCGGTTGGTCAGATTTATGTGGGGTCAAAAAGCTTGAAGACTCTTGGAAGCTGAAGCGCCAACGCGTAAAGCTGATTGGACCCGATCTTCACATCACAGGCCGCCTAGACGAGGTTTAG